ATATCAATTACTGAAACGTAACTCCAGCAGTTTTTATCGTTTGCTGAGCTTACAAATCACCACCGTGCTGAGTAAGGAAGTGAGCGTCGTCAATACCCGTCGCAAAGCCAATGAAAATCAGTTGGCGCAGGATATTTCTTTGGTGACCTTCGAGGAAATGGAAACCCGGGTGCTGACCTCGAACCTGAGCAAAGCCTTGGAAATCCAATGTGCCGAGCAATTGGTCGCACTTAATATTCGCATCGGCCATGTACTGCGCCGCACCCCCATCAGTATTTCGCAAAATCCGTTTCGGCCGGAATTATTTATCCATGCCGTCATGCAGGCGTGGCAAGAGTTTGAAGCGAGTAAAGATAACTCGCATTGGATACTGCGCTTAATGCAAACGGAAATTTTTTTGCAACTCAACAGCGTCTATCAAGGGCTCAATGAAGCGCTGGTAGAGCGCGGCATACTGGTCGATATCGATGTCGCCAAACGCAAGAACCAAAAGCGCCCTATGCGCTCACGGCGCGATGATCTCGATGCGCGTGACCCGTATTTGGAAAATAAATTACGCAATATTTTTGCGGCACCCAGTGGTGCTCAAGCCAGTCCGCGTTTGCTCAAAAATACCGCCAGCCAGGCCAAGCAGTGGCAGAATTGGTCGGATGCGCCGGTACCGGCACACGCCGATACGGTCACCATAGACAGGCGTTTTTTTGATTACCTCAGTGGTTTGCAAAAAACTGAAACGCTGGCCGCCGCACCCTTGGGCGGTCACCATTTGCGTAATCTGTCGCAGCATGCCGAGGTCGGCGAATTGACGGCGATCGATCAGAACACGGTAGAGTTACTGGCGCGTATTTTCGACTATGTCTTTAACGATGACAGCATTCCCGATGAAATCAAAAGCCTGATCGGACAATTACAAATCCCGACCTTGAAAGTGGCCTTGCTCGATAAAGACTTCTTCTTCAAAGACAGTCATCCGGCCCGGGTTCTCATCGATACCTTGGCTAAGTCCAGCGTCTTACTCGGCAGTGAAGCCAGCGCCGAAGATCCGCTGTTTCAAATCATCGAAGGCATCGTCGAACGCGTGCAGCAAGATTTCGATCAACAAATCGAGTTGTTTTCCGATGCCGTGGCCGATCTCGAAGCCTTCCTGCAGAACGAAGACCAAGAGTCTGAGCAGGCGATTTCAGAACCGGTTGCGCTCGCGCTCAAGCAGGAAAAAATGCGGCTGGCGCGCGAGTTTGCCGAAAATGATGTCACCATGCGCGTTGATACCGGCGAAGTGGCCGGTTTTTTGGAAAAATTCCTGCAAGAACAATGGACCGGTATTCTCACGATTGCCCACAATGTGAAGCAAGAGAAACCGAATGCGCTGGAAAATGCCTTGCGCACGATGGATGATTTGATTTGGAGTTTGAAGCCGAAAAACAGTTCGGAAGAGCGCAAGGAGCTCGTCAGCAAACTGCCGGCCATGCTGACCCTGCTCAATGCCTGGCTCAATGCGATCAAATGGGATGACCCGGAACGCGTGCTGTTTTTCTCCAAACTGGCTGAGCGCCATGCCGCCATTGCCCGCGCACCTTTGGAATTTTCACCGCGCCGCCAACTTGAAATCGCCGTCAATATCGCCCAGCGTGCCAGCGAAAAGCGTCTCAATCGGCACGTCAGCGAACAGACGCAAGACGATTTACCCGATGAATGTCTGCAGATGGTCGAAGCGATGGAGCGCGGGGTGTGGCTCGATTTCAGCCGTGCTGCCGGTGTGCGCACGCGTTACAAGCTGGCTTGGGTGAGTCCGAAGCGCAGTCGGTATATTTTCAGCAATCGCCAAGGCCACGATTCATTTTCAATTTCCAGCGATGAATTAGTGGCCAAATTACGCAATGGTGACGCCGTGCGCATCTCTTTAGAGTCTTTGGTTGATCGCGCCTTGGTCGAAGCCCTGCGTGATCCGCCGGCCTGAGCCGATAAGTTAATGTATGGCGGATTCAACTACGAAG
The sequence above is drawn from the Undibacterium sp. CCC3.4 genome and encodes:
- a CDS encoding DUF1631 family protein, producing MDTIPLITESEKKSEFSSSSRLLLLQGLVPIAANLVSSQLEAFASRLTHALFLVSDQTVRPEEAAQSFHAYQLLKRNSSSFYRLLSLQITTVLSKEVSVVNTRRKANENQLAQDISLVTFEEMETRVLTSNLSKALEIQCAEQLVALNIRIGHVLRRTPISISQNPFRPELFIHAVMQAWQEFEASKDNSHWILRLMQTEIFLQLNSVYQGLNEALVERGILVDIDVAKRKNQKRPMRSRRDDLDARDPYLENKLRNIFAAPSGAQASPRLLKNTASQAKQWQNWSDAPVPAHADTVTIDRRFFDYLSGLQKTETLAAAPLGGHHLRNLSQHAEVGELTAIDQNTVELLARIFDYVFNDDSIPDEIKSLIGQLQIPTLKVALLDKDFFFKDSHPARVLIDTLAKSSVLLGSEASAEDPLFQIIEGIVERVQQDFDQQIELFSDAVADLEAFLQNEDQESEQAISEPVALALKQEKMRLAREFAENDVTMRVDTGEVAGFLEKFLQEQWTGILTIAHNVKQEKPNALENALRTMDDLIWSLKPKNSSEERKELVSKLPAMLTLLNAWLNAIKWDDPERVLFFSKLAERHAAIARAPLEFSPRRQLEIAVNIAQRASEKRLNRHVSEQTQDDLPDECLQMVEAMERGVWLDFSRAAGVRTRYKLAWVSPKRSRYIFSNRQGHDSFSISSDELVAKLRNGDAVRISLESLVDRALVEALRDPPA